A genome region from Calliopsis andreniformis isolate RMS-2024a chromosome 2, iyCalAndr_principal, whole genome shotgun sequence includes the following:
- the LOC143188522 gene encoding mpv17-like protein: MKVVLMKLFADQFILTPPLITVFFISMSLMEGKFSDIFGECRAKFRQTFKTSCMYWLPVQFLNFLLIPSALRVSFVSVAAFCWVNILCYLKSVPLPECDKNSKIKY; this comes from the exons ATGAAGGTTGTTCTGATGAAACTGTTCGCCGACCAATTTATTCTTACGCCGCCACTGATCACAGTCTTCTTCATCA GTATGAGCTTGATGGAGGGTAAATTCTCGGATATTTTCGGGGAATGTCGAGCGAAATTTCGTCAGACGTTTAAG ACGTCGTGCATGTACTGGTTACCAGTGCAGTTCTTGAATTTCTTATTAATCCCCTCAGCTTTGAGAGTGTCCTTCGTTAGTGTCGCAGCATTCTGCTGGGTGAACATCCTTTGCTACTTGAAAAGCGTACCTCTGCCAGAGTGCGATAAAAATAGTAAGATAAAGTATTAA
- the Ago gene encoding F-box and WD-40 domain protein 7 isoform X2, with protein MSVPSSSSSKINDNKPGGTSPSPIEGIEGVPGPSSIEPMHSVLPQDGESEDYGDDGEEEDDDSSEEESDISDTGIFCDADCEPDLESNNCSLSTSQSQPLTQRVQSPILHTCVPLDVVQPQRKRKSETESSLPCKKLNPEDKSHMIVKKLDEKSKHMRCVIPTKDNPPPEMSNWLLQFQRWSNAERMLAIDELIERCEPTQVRHMMQVIEPQFQRDFISLLPKELALSVLAFLEPKDLLRAAQTCRNWRFLADDNLLWKEKCRAAGIEDLKDLHPTKRKNCRNPGNSSSPWKQAYMRQHNIKMNWRTKPIRTPKVLKGHDDHVITCLQFSGNRIVSGSDDNTLKVWSAVTGKCLRTLVGHTGGVWSSQMSGTTVISGSTDRTLKVWNAETGQCIHTLYGHTSTVRCMHLHGNKVVSGSRDATLRVWQVDTGECLHVLVGHLAAVRCVQYDGKLVVSGAYDYMVKVWNPEREECLHTLQGHTNRVYSLQFDGVHVVSGSLDTSIRVWEVETGACRHTLMGHQSLTSGMELRNNILVSGNADSTVKVWDIVSGHCLQTLSGPNKHQSAVTCLQFNSHFVITSSDDGTVKLWDVKTGDFIRNLVALESGGSGGVVWRIRASDTKLVCAVGSRNGTEETKLLVLDFDVEVSRMDEVRRTTVSHRFRSSNIGRGISDAKTMASRSRHGHGE; from the exons AATAAACCTGGTGGTACAAGTCCAAGTCCTATAGAAGGTATTGAAGGTGTTCCAGGACCTAGTTCCATAGAACCTATGCACTCTGTCTTACCACAAGATGGAGAATCTGAAGATTATGGTGATGATGGTGAGGAGGAAGATGATGATAGTAGTGAAGAAGAAAGCGAT ATCAGCGACACTGGGATATTTTGTGATGCAGATTGTGAACCTGATCTCGAAAGTAACAATTGTTCATTGtctacatcacaatcacaacctCTCACACAACGAGTACAGAGTCCCATTTTACACACCTGTGTACCACTGGATGTTGTTCAACCCCAAAGGAAACGTAAAAGTGAAACAGAATCAAGTTTACCCTGTAAAAAGCTTAATCCAGAAGATAAGTCACATAT GATTGTTAAAAAATTAGATGAAAAAAGCAAACATATGAGATGTGTTATTCCAACAAAAGATAATCCTCCACCTGAGATGAGCAATTGGCTTCTTCAATTTCAG AGGTGGTCAAACGCGGAAAGAATGTTAGCTATAGACGAGTTAATCGAACGGTGCGAGCCGACGCAGGTACGGCATATGATGCAGGTGATAGAGCCTCAATTTCAGAGGGATTTCATATCGTTACTGCCGAAAGAATTGGCCTTGTCGGTATTAGCTTTCTTAGAACCGAAAGATCTGTTACGTGCCGCGCAAACGTGTCGCAACTGGCGGTTTCTCGCCGACGATAATCTGTTATGGAAAGAGAAGTGTAGAGCCGCTGGGATAGAAGACTTAAAAGACTTGCATCCAACGAAACGTAAGAACTGTAGAAATCCTGGCAACTCCTCGTCTCCGTGGAAACAAGCGTATATGCGACAACACAATATTAAAATGAACTGGAGGACGAAACCAATTCGCACACCAAAAGTTCTAAAGGGTCACGACGATCATGTAATCACATGTCTCCAATTTTCTGgcaatcgaatagtgagtggttCTGACGACAATACTCTTAAAGTATGGTCTGCTGTTACAGGCAAG TGTTTAAGAACATTGGTCGGGCATACTGGCGGTGTATGGTCCTCACAAATGTCTGGCACTACCGTGATCAGTGGTAGCACGGACCGTACGTTAAAAGTATGGAACGCCGAAACTGGTCAGTGTATCCATACTCTTTACGGACATACATCGACGGTGAGGTGTATGCATCTGCACGGTAACAAAGTAGTCAGTGGTAGTAGAGACGCTACGCTGAGGGTGTGGCAAGTGGATACCGGCGAATGTTTACACGTGCTTGTGGGCCATCTGGCAGCTGTTAGATGTGtgcaatatgatggaaaattagTGGTCAGTGGAGCCTACGATTATATGGTTAAGGTTTGGAATCCGGAACGCGAGGAGTGCCTTCATACTCTACAAGGACATACAAATCGTGTTTATTCCCTCCAA TTTGATGGTGTACATGTTGTTAGCGGTTCTCTGGATACGAGCATTAGAGTATGGGAAGTCGAAACTGGTGCATGTAGGCATACGTTAATGGGACATCAGTCGTTAACCTCAGGAATGGAGTTACGCAATAACATATTAGTATCTGGAAATGCGGACTCTACTGTTAAAGTATGGGACATCGTCAGCGGTCACTGCCTTCAAACACTCTCTGGTCCAAATAAACATCAATCTGCGGTCACATGCCTTCAATTTAACAGTCATTTTGTAATTACTTCGTCCGACGATGGCACCGTTAAGCTATGGGACGTTAAAACTG GTGATTTTATAAGAAACTTGGTTGCTCTGGAAAGCGGCGGAAGTGGTGGTGTTGTGTGGAGGATACGTGCAAGTGATACAAAACTGGTGTGTGCAGTGGGTAGCCGTAACGGCACAGAGGAGACCAAACTTCTTGTTCTCGACTTTGATGTAGAG gtATCACGAATGGATGAAGTCAGAAGAACTACAGTATCTCACAGGTTCAGAAGCTCTAACATTGGAAGAGGAATATCAGATGCAAAAACGATGGCATCAAGATCAAGACA TGGACACGGAGAGTAA
- the LOC143188521 gene encoding alpha/beta-tubulin-N-acetyltransferase 9-like encodes MIGDTNLFFNEPEQPGSAEAEIMIADVAHRGMKRGWEAMILMLLYGINTLNVTRYIAKIKLDNEKSITMFTKLKFQEVGKSQVFQECTLGKTVSQDWRDWLCSEIKGTINYEVYNEE; translated from the exons ATGATAGGGGatacaaatttatttttcaatgaACCTGAACAGCCAGGTAGCGCAGAAGCTGAAATCATGATAGCCGATGTTGCTCATAGGGGCATGAAAAGGGGTTGGGAGGCAATGATTTTAATGTTACTTTATG GGATCAACACGTTAAATGTGACTAGATACATTGCAAAAATTAAGCTCGACAATGAGAAGAGTATAACAATGTTCACAAAGTTAAAATTCCAAGAG GTAGGAAAGAGTCAAGTGTTTCAAGAGTGCACCCTTGGGAAAACTGTTAGTCAGGATTGGAGGGATTGGTTGTGTTCTGAAATTAAGGGTACCATTAATTACGAGGTTTATAACGAGGAATAA
- the Ago gene encoding F-box and WD-40 domain protein 7 isoform X1 translates to MSVPSSSSSKINDNKPGGTSPSPIEGIEGVPGPSSIEPMHSVLPQDGESEDYGDDGEEEDDDSSEEESDISDTGIFCDADCEPDLESNNCSLSTSQSQPLTQRVQSPILHTCVPLDVVQPQRKRKSETESSLPCKKLNPEDKSHMIVKKLDEKSKHMRCVIPTKDNPPPEMSNWLLQFQRWSNAERMLAIDELIERCEPTQVRHMMQVIEPQFQRDFISLLPKELALSVLAFLEPKDLLRAAQTCRNWRFLADDNLLWKEKCRAAGIEDLKDLHPTKRKNCRNPGNSSSPWKQAYMRQHNIKMNWRTKPIRTPKVLKGHDDHVITCLQFSGNRIVSGSDDNTLKVWSAVTGKCLRTLVGHTGGVWSSQMSGTTVISGSTDRTLKVWNAETGQCIHTLYGHTSTVRCMHLHGNKVVSGSRDATLRVWQVDTGECLHVLVGHLAAVRCVQYDGKLVVSGAYDYMVKVWNPEREECLHTLQGHTNRVYSLQFDGVHVVSGSLDTSIRVWEVETGACRHTLMGHQSLTSGMELRNNILVSGNADSTVKVWDIVSGHCLQTLSGPNKHQSAVTCLQFNSHFVITSSDDGTVKLWDVKTGDFIRNLVALESGGSGGVVWRIRASDTKLVCAVGSRNGTEETKLLVLDFDVEVSRMDEVRRTTVSHRFRSSNIGRGISDAKTMASRSRQMYLYHFGQKCSRSNWK, encoded by the exons AATAAACCTGGTGGTACAAGTCCAAGTCCTATAGAAGGTATTGAAGGTGTTCCAGGACCTAGTTCCATAGAACCTATGCACTCTGTCTTACCACAAGATGGAGAATCTGAAGATTATGGTGATGATGGTGAGGAGGAAGATGATGATAGTAGTGAAGAAGAAAGCGAT ATCAGCGACACTGGGATATTTTGTGATGCAGATTGTGAACCTGATCTCGAAAGTAACAATTGTTCATTGtctacatcacaatcacaacctCTCACACAACGAGTACAGAGTCCCATTTTACACACCTGTGTACCACTGGATGTTGTTCAACCCCAAAGGAAACGTAAAAGTGAAACAGAATCAAGTTTACCCTGTAAAAAGCTTAATCCAGAAGATAAGTCACATAT GATTGTTAAAAAATTAGATGAAAAAAGCAAACATATGAGATGTGTTATTCCAACAAAAGATAATCCTCCACCTGAGATGAGCAATTGGCTTCTTCAATTTCAG AGGTGGTCAAACGCGGAAAGAATGTTAGCTATAGACGAGTTAATCGAACGGTGCGAGCCGACGCAGGTACGGCATATGATGCAGGTGATAGAGCCTCAATTTCAGAGGGATTTCATATCGTTACTGCCGAAAGAATTGGCCTTGTCGGTATTAGCTTTCTTAGAACCGAAAGATCTGTTACGTGCCGCGCAAACGTGTCGCAACTGGCGGTTTCTCGCCGACGATAATCTGTTATGGAAAGAGAAGTGTAGAGCCGCTGGGATAGAAGACTTAAAAGACTTGCATCCAACGAAACGTAAGAACTGTAGAAATCCTGGCAACTCCTCGTCTCCGTGGAAACAAGCGTATATGCGACAACACAATATTAAAATGAACTGGAGGACGAAACCAATTCGCACACCAAAAGTTCTAAAGGGTCACGACGATCATGTAATCACATGTCTCCAATTTTCTGgcaatcgaatagtgagtggttCTGACGACAATACTCTTAAAGTATGGTCTGCTGTTACAGGCAAG TGTTTAAGAACATTGGTCGGGCATACTGGCGGTGTATGGTCCTCACAAATGTCTGGCACTACCGTGATCAGTGGTAGCACGGACCGTACGTTAAAAGTATGGAACGCCGAAACTGGTCAGTGTATCCATACTCTTTACGGACATACATCGACGGTGAGGTGTATGCATCTGCACGGTAACAAAGTAGTCAGTGGTAGTAGAGACGCTACGCTGAGGGTGTGGCAAGTGGATACCGGCGAATGTTTACACGTGCTTGTGGGCCATCTGGCAGCTGTTAGATGTGtgcaatatgatggaaaattagTGGTCAGTGGAGCCTACGATTATATGGTTAAGGTTTGGAATCCGGAACGCGAGGAGTGCCTTCATACTCTACAAGGACATACAAATCGTGTTTATTCCCTCCAA TTTGATGGTGTACATGTTGTTAGCGGTTCTCTGGATACGAGCATTAGAGTATGGGAAGTCGAAACTGGTGCATGTAGGCATACGTTAATGGGACATCAGTCGTTAACCTCAGGAATGGAGTTACGCAATAACATATTAGTATCTGGAAATGCGGACTCTACTGTTAAAGTATGGGACATCGTCAGCGGTCACTGCCTTCAAACACTCTCTGGTCCAAATAAACATCAATCTGCGGTCACATGCCTTCAATTTAACAGTCATTTTGTAATTACTTCGTCCGACGATGGCACCGTTAAGCTATGGGACGTTAAAACTG GTGATTTTATAAGAAACTTGGTTGCTCTGGAAAGCGGCGGAAGTGGTGGTGTTGTGTGGAGGATACGTGCAAGTGATACAAAACTGGTGTGTGCAGTGGGTAGCCGTAACGGCACAGAGGAGACCAAACTTCTTGTTCTCGACTTTGATGTAGAG gtATCACGAATGGATGAAGTCAGAAGAACTACAGTATCTCACAGGTTCAGAAGCTCTAACATTGGAAGAGGAATATCAGATGCAAAAACGATGGCATCAAGATCAAGACA AATGTACCTTTATCATTTTGGACAAAAGTGTTCTCGAAGCAACTGGAAATGA
- the LOC143188510 gene encoding ecto-NOX disulfide-thiol exchanger 2, translating to MAYNFPGVPAAAMPPIGMGPMGPLAPIAGPQGFMELAGQGFPPLPPPLPLPGMNDSPLEFSTNKNQPPVVRETSEDNNDKRNEKNDGRRERESRDNRDNRDNRRSRSDRNDRRERERDRREERNERDRREERRPEERNSINSTNSNNGHNNSNGNEIASSSSTSGTPNLGPQMEQATGVWGMGVGYPVMGMGPMGPMGPMMGEMTLGPHMGHTHSYGPMGMGMMSHDGSMIGAQILGPEQIMNDAAQIMSGALPPPPATPQGTKEIIHCKSCTLFPPNPNAPPPTTRERPPGCRTIFVGGLPENITETIIQEIFERCGEITTLRLSKKNFCHIRFVLESSVDAAIYLSGYRVRIGSSGDSANTGRLHVDFAQARDDQYEWECRQRQLQREQRHRERVEKERQRAPSSPPPVVHYTDHEASNICEKIKQDDTFMKAVQVVVTWLERGDCTKRNANTFYSMIQSTNSHVRRLLTEKAAYEEELQKAKELMKGRMQGLLIQFSQIERVFTAASHKKVWDHFTKAQRKNIEMWKKQSSEIKAVQLEETLMEGEGEMEVSDSEEEPQRKKARNQLDSHEDTDRLQVLKEENDSLRCQLEAYKNEVDLLKSETKSEMDAKDKQMKMLQQTLKGMQEQLMQSRKQQAQDDQKIKDLTVKLNATKKEEPRESEIITLDKDDDINEEPRTPKQLGLSSSLIQITQKDAKLIGLIATFLHIHPFGASVDYLWSYLQKMEPGIKPNEVEALMQRFPQVFKQDLFGIGANMERRWQFSGFNVYRSH from the exons ATGGCTTACAATTTTCCGGGTGTACCGGCAGCTGCTATGCCGCCAATAG GTATGGGACCTATGGGGCCTCTTGCTCCAATTGCAGGTCCGCAGGGTTTTATGGAATTAGCAGGCCAAGGGTTCCCTCCTTTACCACCACCATTGCCACTGCCTGGAATGAATGATTCTCCTTTAGAGTTCAGTACAAATAAAAATCAGCCACCAGTAGTTAGAGAAACCTCAGAAGATAATAATGATAAGAGAAACGAAAAGAATGATGGTAGACGAGAGAGGGAGAGCAGGGATAATAGAGATAATCGTGACAATAGAAG ATCGAGAAGTGACAGGAATgataggagagagagagaaagggacaGGAGAGAAGAAAGAAATGAAAGGGACAGAAGAGAGGAACGAAGACCAGAGGAAAGAAACAGTATAAATTCTACAAATAGCAATAATGGTCACAACAATTCAAATGGCAATGAAATCGCGTCATCGTCAAGTACTAGTGGCACACCAAACTTGGGACCACAAATGGAGCAAGCAACAGGAGTCTGGGGAATGGGAGTTGGGTATCCAGTCATGGGAATGGGTCCAATGGGACCCATGGGACCCATGATGGGAGAAATGACCCTTGGCCCACACATGGGACACACTCATAGCTATGGGCCCATGGGTATGGGAATGATGTCACATGATGGTAGTATGATAGGAGCACAAATATTAGGACCAGAACAAATAATGAATGACGCCGCTCAGATTATGAGTGGCGCTTTACCTCCACCTCCAGCAACGCCGCAAGGTACCAAAGAAATCATACACTGCAAAAGTTGTACTTTATTCCCACCAAACCCAAATGCTCCACCACCAACAACTAGAGAAAGGCCTCCAGGATGTAGAACAATTTTTGTTGGAG GCTTGCCAGAAAATATTACTGAAACGATAATTCAAGAAATATTTGAACGTTGCGGAGAAATAACTACCTTACGTCTCTCTAAGAAGAACTTTTGTCATATACGTTTTGTACTTGAAAGCAGCGTCGACGCAGCTATTTACTTGTCGGGGTACAGAGTTAGAATAGGATCCAGTGGCGATTCTGCGAATACTGGCAGATTGCATGTAGACTTTGCACAG GCCAGAGATGATCAGTATGAGTGGGAATGTAGACAGCGTCAACTACAAAGGGAACAGCGTCACAGAGAAAGGGTTGAAAAGGAAAGGCAACGGGCACCATCCAGTCCTCCTCCAGTAGTCCATTATACGGATCACGAAGCCTCAAACATTTGTGAAAAAATTAAGCAGGACGATACATTTATGAAAGCAGTACAA GTTGTCGTGACATGGCTCGAGCGCGGAGACTGCACCAAACGGAATGCCAACACCTTCTATTCGATGATCCAGTCCACTAATTCTCACGTTCGACGGTTACTCACGGAGAAAGCAGCGTACGAAGAGGAACTTCAGAAGGCGAAGGAGCTAATGAAAGGCAGGATGCAGGGCCTCCTAATACAAT TCAGTCAGATTGAACGCGTCTTTACTGCGGCCAGCCACAAGAAGGTCTGGGATCACTTCACAAAGGCTCAACGGAAGAACATCGAAATGTGGAAGAAACAATCTTCG GAGATCAAAGCGGTACAGCTAGAAGAAACTTTGATGGAAGGTGAAGGGGAAATGGAAGTGTCTGATTCAGAGGAAGAGCCACAACGCAAGAAAGCGCGCAACCAATTGGACTCGCACGAGGATACAGACAGATTGCAAGTTTTGAAAGAAGAGAATGATAGTCTTCGGTGTCAGTTAGAAGCATACAAGAACGAA gtGGATTTACTTAAGTCTGAGACGAAAAGCGAAATGGATGCAAAAGACAAACAAATGAAGATGCTACAACAGACTTTGAAAGGTATGCAGGAACAGTTAATGCAGTCGAGGAAGCAACAAGCACAAGACGATCAGAAAATCAAAGATTTAACTGTGAAGTTAAATGCCACGAAGAAAGAAGAACCTAGGGAGAGTGAAATAATAACGTTGGATAAAGACGATGATATAAACGAGGAGCCCCGAACTCCCAAACAATTAGGTTTATCCTCTAGTCTTATCCAAATTACTCAAAAGGATGCCAAGCTTATAG GATTAATTGCGACGTTCTTACATATACACCCATTCGGCGCGAGTGTGGATTATTTGTGGTCTTATTTGCAAAAGATGGAACCAGGTATCAAACCGAATGAAGTAGAAGCTTTAATGCAACGATTCCCTCAAGTATTTAAACAAGATCTATTTGGGATTGGAGCAAACATGGAAAGACGTTGGCAATTTTCAGGTTTCAATGTATATCGTAGTCATTGA
- the LOC143188520 gene encoding chaperone protein DnaJ encodes MDSVDYYEVLGCTKESTSEDIKRAYHALALKFHPDKNTSIQNDSIKFQHILKAWNVLRDPKSREEYDAIQKQEELDSNSALIYARISVTELEAINDNEDTLVYRCRCGGLYYIQKEYLQEKNQSIHVPCMECTFLIVIET; translated from the coding sequence ATGGACTCAGTAGATTACTATGAAGTACTTGGTTGCACCAAGGAATCAACATCTGAAGATATAAAACGGGCATATCATGCGTTAGCTTTAAAGTTCCACCCAGACAAGAACACATCTATACAAAATGACAGTATAAAGTTTCAACATATACTGAAAGCTTGGAATGTCCTGCGTGATCCTAAGTCAAGAGAAGAGTACGATGCCATTCAAAAGCAAGAAGAACTGGACTCTAATTCTGCTTTAATATACGCAAGGATATCTGTTACTGAGCTGGAAGCAATAAATGATAATGAAGATACACTTGTTTATCGATGTAGATGTGGTGGTCTGTATTACATCCAGAAGGAATACCTTCAAGAGAAGAATCAGTCTATACATGTTCCTTGTATGGAATGTACTTTCCTTATTGTCATTGAAACATGA